The proteins below come from a single Sander lucioperca isolate FBNREF2018 chromosome 20, SLUC_FBN_1.2, whole genome shotgun sequence genomic window:
- the ndufa5 gene encoding NADH dehydrogenase [ubiquinone] 1 alpha subcomplex subunit 5 isoform X2 codes for MTSFSPAVLFQTTGLVGLAVSHNPHERLRILYSKILASLQTMPQDAAYRKYTEQLVSERFHHVKMEPDVEKLEKKINCGQIEEVIFQAECELALSRKMSEWKPWEPLIDEPPPNQWKWPV; via the exons ATGACGAGTTTCTCTCCTGCTGTTCTCTTTCAGACGACCGGCCTGGTCGGCCTGGCAGTGTCCCACAATCCCCACGAG CGTCTGAGGATTCTGTACTCCAAGATCCTGGCGTCGCTGCAGACCATGCCACAGGACGCCGCCTACAGGAAGTACACAGAGCAGCTGGTCAGCGAGAGGTTCCACCACGTCAAAATG GAGCCTGATGTTGAGAAGCTGGAGAAGAAGATCAACTGTGGGCAGATTGAAGAAGTTATATTCCAG GCGGAGTGTGAGCTGGCCCTGTCCAGGAAGATGAGTGAGTGGAAACCATGGGAACCCCTAATAGACGAGCCTCCTCCCAACCAATGGAAGTGGCCCGTCTGA